A part of Aspergillus oryzae RIB40 DNA, chromosome 7 genomic DNA contains:
- a CDS encoding RCC1 domain-containing protein (RCC1 domain) has translation MPLYAFGSNGSGQLGIGHDEDVSIPTRCLFEASEPEALISSEGNSTNSIRRIAAGGNHTLLLFSDGAVYAAGCNDDGRCGAEPGDSLMKFWRVIVRDEVSGQSCETFRDVSACWEGTFLVAAAGDRVFVLGSGAKGELGLGEGVVRATGPVPVKDFPPSGTEIVGVASGMGHTVVVLSDGEVYGWGAARKGQLGEAAKGRKVVWEPVRVEGLPFRATGAVCGREFTVVTGDKSKGEFVILGSADNRWNVLSDAPPALEVYRGIWASWHGVYVQRDGGVLAWGRNDRGQLPPVDLPVVSELAVGSEHALALLDGGTVVAFGWGEHGNCGPVADEQGNVKGKYALIPLSMEGESQVVGVGAGCATSWVVMS, from the coding sequence ATGCCTCTCTACGCTTTCGGATCCAATGGATCCGGCCAATTAGGCATCGGGCACGACGAAGACGTTTCAATCCCAACTAGATGTTTATTTGAAGCGTCAGAACCAGAAGCCCTGATATCAAGCGAAGGCAATTCAACCAATTCCATTCGCCGCATAGCTGCAGGTGGAAACCAcacccttcttctgttctccgATGGAGCCGTGTACGCGGCGGGATGTAACGACGACGGGAGATGTGGTGCTGAGCCCGGGGATTCCTTGATGAAATTCTGGAGGGTAATTGTGCGGGATGAAGTAAGTGGGCAGTCTTGCGAGACGTTCAGGGACGTTTCGGCGTGTTGGGAGGGGACTTtccttgttgctgctgcgggAGATAGGGTGTTTGTGCTTGGGTCTGGGGCGAAGGGGGAGCTGGGGCTTGGGGAGGGGGTTGTGCGGGCTACTGGGCCTGTGCCAGTTAAGGATTTCCCGCCGTCCGGGACAGAGATTGTTGGTGTTGCGAGTGGGATGGGACATACGGTTGTTGTGTTATCGGATGGAGAAGTGTATGGATGGGGTGCGGCGAGGAAGGGGCAGCTTGGGGAGGCAGCGAAGGGGCGGAAAGTTGTTTGGGAGCCGGTTAGGGTTGAGGGGTTGCCGTTTCGGGCCACGGGGGCTGTTTGTGGGCGCGAGTTTACGGTTGTTACGGGGGATAAAAGTAAGGGGGAGTTTGTGATTTTGGGGTCCGCGGATAATAGGTGGAATGTCTTGTCTGATGCGCCTCCTGCTTTGGAGGTATATCGTGGTATTTGGGCTAGTTGGCATGGTGTTTATGTACAGCGGGATGGGGGTGTTTTGGCTTGGGGACGGAATGATCGTGGTCAGCTTCCGCCGGTGGATTTGCCGGTTGTGAGCGAGTTGGCTGTGGGAAGTGAGCATGCActtgctttgcttgatgGTGGGACCGTAGTGGCGTTTGGTTGGGGGGAGCATGGGAACTGTGGGCCTGTTGCTGACGAACAGGGGAATGTGAAGGGAAAGTATGCTTTGATTCCTCTCTCTATGGAAGGAGAGTCCCAAGTTGTTGGTGTTGGGGCGGGTTGTGCGACTAGCTGGGTTGTCATGTCGTGA
- a CDS encoding uncharacterized protein (predicted protein): MACVLVRHAGLNISQAGGETLVECLLALISNASRQIGSLPYLIASCIPAKPVLGFFLFVVRYIPLPVIICWYEQAVELDGCGRRPLALSVRICATNRSSRSSGERTNRPGAGWRHMARIGSNVRSADAGRSRRLPC, encoded by the coding sequence ATGGCTTGTGTCTTGGTGAGGCATGCTGGGCTGAATATCTCGCAAGCGGGGGGCGAGACTCTCGTCGAATGTCTGCTAGCTTTGATCAGTAATGCGTCTAGGCAGATCGGTTCTTTGCCATACCTGATCGCCAGTTGCATCCCAGCCAAGCCTGTcctcggcttcttcctcttcgtcgttcGGTACATCCCATTGCCTGTCATCATCTGCTGGTACGAACAGGCTGTCGAACTGGATGGATGCGGGAGGCGGCCGCTGGCTTTGAGTGTTCGTATCTGTGCCACGAACAGAAGCTCCAGGAGTTCCGGTGAGCGGACGAATAGACCGGGCGCGGGGTGGAGGCATATGGCTCGTATTGGAAGTAACGTTCGCTCGGCTGACGCCGGCCGGAGCAGGCGTCTGCCTTGCTGA
- a CDS encoding DEAD-box ATP-dependent RNA helicase DBP2 (ATP-dependent RNA helicase) has protein sequence MSYNGGYQRDQRDSYRNGGGGGYSNGYSNGNSNGYSGGGSGGGYGGGYGGGGYGGGYGGRGGGAGGGDRMSNLGAGLKKQEWDLDSLPKFEKSFYKEHPDVANRSQRDVDEFRKKFEMSVQGKNIPRPVETFDEAGFPQYVLSEVKAQGFERPTAIQSQGWPMALSGRDVVGIAETGSGKTLSYCLPAIVHINAQPLLAPGDGPIVLVLAPTRELAVQIQAEITKFGKSSRIRNTCVYGGVPKGPQIRDLSRGVEVCIATPGRLIDMLEAGRTNLRRVTYLVLDEADRMLDMGFEPQIRKIISQIRPDRQTCMWSATWPKEVRQLASDFLNDYIQVNIGSMDLSANHRITQIVEVVSDFEKRDKMIKHLEKIMENRGNKCLIFTGTKRIADEITRFLRQDGWPALSIHGDKQQQERDWVLNEFKTGKSPIMVATDVASRGIDVRDITHVLNYDYPNNSEDYVHRIGRTGRAGAKGTAITFFTTDNSKQARDLVTILTEAKQQIDPRLAEMVRYSGGGGGGRGGYGRWGGRGGGRGRGGNYTASNAAPLGGNRRW, from the exons ATGTCTTACAACGGTGGCTATCAGCGCGACCAGCGCGACTCCTACCG AaacggtggtggtggtggatacTCGAATGGCTACTCCAACGGCAACAGCAACGGCTactctggtggtggtagtggtggtggctaTGGAGGTGGCTACGGCGGTGGTGGCTACGGCGGCGGCTATGGCGGTAGAGGTGGTGgcgccggtggtggtgaccgGATGTCCAACCTCGGCGCtggcttgaagaagcaagaatGGG ATCTGGATTCTCTACCCAAATTTGAGAAGTCTTTCTACAAGGAGCACCCCGATGTCGCCAACCGGTCTCAGCGCGATGTTGATGAGTTCCGTAAGAAGTTTGAGATGTCTGTGCAAGGAAAAAACATTCCTCGCCCCGTCGAGACCTTCGACGAGGCTGGCTTCCCCCAATACGTGCTGAGCGAGGTTAAGGCTCAGGGTTTCGAACGCCCTACCGCTATTCAGTCTCAGGGATGGCCCATGGCTCTCTCTGGTCGTGATGTCGTTGGTATTGCCGAGACCGGTTCCGGAAAGACCCTGTCCTACTGTCTTCCTGCTATTGTCCACATCAACGCTCAGCCCCTTCTTGCTCCTGGTGACGGCCCTATCGTTCTCGTCCTCGCCCCTACCCGTGAATTGGCAGTCCAGATCCAGGCCGAAATCACTAAGTTCGGAAAGTCGTCTCGCATTCGCAACACTTGTGTGTATGGTGGTGTCCCCAAGGGTCCCCAGATCCGTGACTTGAGCCGCGGCGTCGAGGTCTGCATTGCTACTCCCGGTCGTCTCATTGATATGCTCGAGGCTGGCCGCACTAACCTCCGCCGTGTCACTTACCTTGTTCTTGACGAGGCCGACCGCATGCTGGACATGGGTTTCGAGCCACAGATCCGCAAGATTATCTCCCAGATTCGCCCTGACCGTCAGACTTGCATGTGGTCCGCCACGTGGCCCAAGGAAGTCCGTCAGCTTGCTTCGGATTTCCTCAATGATTAcatccaagtcaacatcGGTTCCATGGACCTGTCCGCTAACCACCGTATCACGCAAATCGTCGAGGTCGTGTCAGACTTTGAAAAGCGCGATAAGATGATCAAGCACCTTGAGAAGATTATGGAGAACCGCGGCAACAAGTGTCTCATTTTCACTGGTACTAAGCGTATCGCCGACGAAATCACTCGCTTCCTCCGTCAGGACGGATGGCCAGCACTTT CTATTCACGGTGAcaagcaacaacaagaaagagaTTGGGTCTTGAACGAGTTCAAGACGGGCAAGAGCCCAATCATGGTGGCTACTGATGTGGCTTCCCGTGGTATCG ATGTTCGCGACATTACTCATGTGCTGAACTATGACTACCCCAACAACTCGGAAGACTATGTTCACCGTATCGGTCGAACTGGTCGTGCCGGTGCCAAGGGTACCGCCATCACTTTCTTTACCACTGACA ACTCTAAGCAGGCTCGTGACTTGGTCACTATCCTTACTGAGGCTAAGCAGCAGATTGACCCCCGTCTCGCCGAGATGGTTCGCTACAgcggtggtggcggcggtggccgTGGCGGCTATGGTCGCTGgggtggccgtggtggtgGTCGTGGCCGCGGCGGCAACTACACTGCTTCCAATGCCGCTCCCCTTGGAGGCAACCGCCGTTGGTAA
- a CDS encoding uncharacterized protein (predicted protein), producing the protein MSNPVPLRIAVLVNTPPNNEFWNDVNEAYRAAFQAVAPDAQIDIGGKADASSSEPWVLGVLDFLRKTARESPNTKILGICWGHQAISRAFGGAVRAVPTGPIAGVEDVKLTDAGKKFFACAPGIESYRLPEFHVREVAKPGLGFVHLAENHEMFVNQENTVLSFQAHPEVQAALAKKMLLEEDDVYNGNLSQQELEDHLKKLDQPTDGFEVLRRVIEWVEE; encoded by the exons ATGAGCAACCCAGTACCACTGCGTATCGCTGTTCTCGTCAACACGCCCCCTAATAACGAGTTCTGGAATGATGTGAACGAGGCATATCGTGCTGCTTTTCAAGCCGTTGCACCAGACGCCCAGATTGACAT TGGAGGCAAAGCGGACGCCTCCTCTTCTGAGCCCTGGGTTCTAGGCGTGCTAGACTTCCTGCGTAAAACAGCGCGGGAATCACCCAATACCAAGATTCTAGGTATCTGTTGGGGTCACCAGGCTATTTCAAGGGCATTCGGGGGAGCGGTGCGAGCTGTGCCTACAGGTCCGATT GCTGGCGTTGAAGATGTAAAGTTGACAGATGCCgggaagaagttctttgcTTGTGCCCCAGGCATTGAATCTTAT AGATTGCCGGAGTTTCATGTACGAGAGGTAGCAAAACCTGGATTAGGATTTGTTCACTTGGCTGAAAACCATGAAATGTTTGTGAATCAAGAGAATACGGTCTTGTCGTTCCAAGCACATCCAGAGGTCCAGGCCGCACTCGCCAAGAAGATGTTgttggaagaggacgatgttTACAATGGCAATCTTTCCCAGCAAGAGCTCGAGGATCATCTGAAAAAGCTCGATCAGCCAACAGATGGGTTTGAGGTGCTGAGACGGGTGATTGAGTGGGTGGAGGAGTGA
- a CDS encoding serine hydrolase domain-containing protein (beta-lactamase class C and other penicillin binding proteins) — MNKVDKILDQFTDPLTGSVHGAVFIAIDSSGKIIYHRAAGKASLDDENAPALQTDSLYWIASMTKLVTAIAVMQLVERGIVSLDEDVRTIVPELRDIQILEDIRNESNQLHLKPVQGKITLRNLMCHTAGFVYDSSSPLLQKWSKSHGRTAYTFCGSMAGYHHPLLFEPDTSWGYGAGLDWAGRVIECVTNSTLEDYMQTHIWSKLGAVSTTFHPELHRDTLPPQMGMGYRVSVGQGTKSLKSGPIILKQPAQDDLGGIGLFSTPMDFVKLLSALLDGGYPLLTRESVDVLLQPQLSEASREAMPRPLGAQMRRVLGIKDAGDTQQADHSLAGTVTLRDIAGRRRAGTVNWSGLPNLHWWIDRQNGIAATLFTQVMPLGDAAVTSLLIDLEESLYAALEESGGHMKTHVKL, encoded by the exons ATGAACAAAGTGGACAAGATTCTGGACCAATTCACAGACCCCTTGACTGGGTCAGTGCATGGCGCTGTTTTCATCGCCATTGACAGTTCAG GGAAGATTATCTATCATCGTGCTGCCGGCAAAGCaagccttgatgatgaaaatgCACCTGCTTTGCAAACCGATTCTCTGTACTGGATTGCTTCCATGACAAAACTTGTGACTGCAATAGCTGTAATGCAGCTTGTGGAGCGAGGCATCGTATCACTTGACGAAGATGTTCGGACAATAGTCCCCGAGCTCCGAGATATACAAATTTTAGAAGATATAAGGAACG AGTCGAACCAACTACATCTGAAGCCCGTTCAAGGAAAGATAACTCTCCG GAATCTCATGTGCCATACAGCTGGCTTTGTGTACGACAGCTCGTCGCCACTTTTGCAAAAGTGGTCCAAATCCCACGGTCGAACAGCATACACCTTTTGTGGCAGCATG GCTGGCTACCACCACCCGCTACTTTTCGAGCCCGACACCTCTTGGGGATATGGGGCTGGTTTAGATTGGGCTGGCCGAGTG ATTGAATGCGTAACAAACTCTACACTCGAGGATTACATGCAGACACACATCTGGTCCAAGCTCGGCGCCGTATCAACAACATTCCACCCAGAATTACACCGCGACACACTCCCCCCACAAATGGGCATGGGATATCGCGTCAGCGTCGGCCAGGGCACCAAGTCTCTGAAGTCAGGGCCTATTATCCTCAAACAGCCCGCGCAAGATGATCTGGGGGGTATTGGGCTCTTCAGCACGCCGATGGATTTCGTCAAGTTACTATCTGCGCTTTTGGATGGTGGATATCCACTGCTCACCAGGGAAAGTGTCGATGTTTTACTGCAGCCACAGCTTAGTGAGGCATCCCGTGAAGCAATGCCGAGGCCACTCGGGGCTCAGATGAGACGGGTGTTGGGGATTAAGGACGCCGGTGATACCCAGCAGGCGGATCATTCTCTTGCTGGGACTGTTACGTTGAGGGATATTGCTGGTCGGAGGAGAGCTGGTACGGTTAATTGGAGTGGGTTGCCGAATTTGCATTGG TGGATCGATCGGCAAAACGGCATCGCAGCGACATTGTTTACGCAAGTTATGCCGCTGGGAGATGCTGCTGTCACTAGCCTCCTTATCGATTTAGAAGAGAGTCTTTATGCAGCGTTGGAGGAGAGCGGTGGCCATATGAAGACTCATGTGAAGCTATAG
- a CDS encoding uncharacterized protein (predicted protein), which translates to MGNFQGFYCHVQGMMNFLVEWRGGAGDATIKPLLTSWMQTRYVVWWARAYFSSLDIHQQLPSIPLPISMKEVPLTLHGRRVKVLSIMCDSHRLNVKAVLQRFKNMRSEEEIPLVNNQGYAECVCLLCQEATKLDEWLLHLPPSEQPIYELNDTSSTAIHFQSHDAALNYAYYVVARIMQCTGLLRELYSQTTPDHEDGCYKAEFWVQTLVQIAQGADMRTSLTRNSYTIGFSGLLLAGILRCQSLSVGLEIQNWLQTLQDLQPTEEGAFPVYQTLSVVKVINQQRMVGRDVFAVTQPVDDGGGHPKVTAYNNFYPWLILNTTASGKL; encoded by the exons ATGGGCAACTTTCAAGGCTTTTATTGCCACGTGCAAGGGATGATGAATTTTCTTGTGGAGTGGCGTGGAGGAGCCGGAGACGCCACCATTAAGCCTCTCCTTACTTCATGGATGCAAACTCGGTACGTTGTGTGGTGGGCTCGTGCCTATTTCAGCTCGTTGGATATACATCAGCAGTTACCGTCGATTCCCTTGCCCATCTCTATGAAAGAAGTGCCCCTTACACTCCATGGAAGACGCGTCAAGGTACTAAGTATCATGTGTGACTCACATCGACTGAACGTTAAGGCTGTGCTTCAGCGATTTAAGAACATGAGgtctgaagaagagatccCACTTGTAAACAACCAGGGCTACGCTGAATGCGTTTGTCTCCTGTGCCAAGAGGCTACGAAATTAGACGAGTGGCTGTTgcatcttccaccatccgAGCAGCCAATTTACGAACTCAATGACACAAGCAGCACGGCAATTCATTTCCAATCTCACGATGCGGCTCTGAACTATGCCTACTATGTAGTAGCGCGTATAATGCAGTGTACGGGTCTTTTGCGAGAACTATATAGTCAAACCACTCCAGATCACGAAGATGGATGCTACAAAGCAGAGTTTTGGGTGCAGACATTGGTACAGATTGCGCAAGGCGCAGATATGCGGACTTCTCTCACCAGAAACAGTTATACAATTGGGTTCTCAGGCTTACTACTGGCGGGGATTCTTCGATGCCAGAGTCTTTCTGTCGGGTTGGAGATCCAAAATTGGTTACAAACGCTGCAGGATCTGCAGccaacagaagaaggagctttCCCAGTTTATCAGACCTTAAGTGTCGTCAAAGTCATTAATCAACAGAGAATGGTCGGCCGAGATGTGTTTGCTGTTACGCAGCCGGTggacgatggtggtggaCACCCAAAGGTCACGGCCTACAACA ACTTCTATCCATGGCTGATACTCAATACCACAGCCTCAGGCAAACTTTAA
- a CDS encoding FMN-binding negative transcriptional regulator (transcriptional regulator), whose product MFLPNVHAESETEVLLKFIKENPLGILITGINSSSQNFLQCTHVPFVLDLPSTGGNESTAPRLRAHIAKQNPQVKAMLETLDGKPPGVLSLDRDVLVIFNGQHDHYVTPKYYTETKPDTGKVVPTWNYSAVQIYGKLSLYYDSKTPDAGSFLAKQMHDLSEQCERNIMGFTGGERPQPWKVADAPGRYIESMLRNVVGINIEIGRIEGKFKMSQEMRRGDRDGVVRGFADLGGEAGEAISALVKERGELHDKKIEKLKAAKAG is encoded by the coding sequence ATGTTTCTTCCAAATGTACACGCAGAATCTGAAACAGAAGTTCTCCTCAAATTCATCAAAGAGAACCCCCTAGGAATCCTCATCACAGGCATCAACTCCTCCTCACAGAACTTCCTGCAATGCACCCATGTCCCATTTGTGCTTGACCTCCCCAGCACAGGTGGCAACGAATCAACCGCCCCCCGACTTCGCGCCCATATTGCGAAACAGAACCCCCAAGTGAAAGCCATGCTCGAGACACTCGATGGAAAGCCACCGGGGGTCCTCTCCCTTGACCGAGATGTCCTAGTGATCTTCAACGGACAGCACGATCATTACGTGACGCCCAAATACTACACCGAGACCAAGCCTGACACCGGTAAAGTCGTACCGACCTGGAACTACTCCGCTGTCCAGATCTATGGGAAATTGTCGCTCTATTACGATTCCAAGACTCCGGATGCAGGGTCGTTCCTGGCGAAACAGATGCATGATTTGTCGGAGCAATGTGAGAGAAATATTATGGGGTTTACGGGTGGGGAGAGACCGCAGCCGTGGAAGGTTGCTGATGCGCCGGGACGGTATATTGAGTCGATGCTGAGGAATGTCGTGGGGATCAATATTGAGATTGGCAGGATTGAAGGCAAGTTCAAGATGAGTCAGGAGATGAGACGCGGGGATCGGGATGGTGTGGTCAGGGGTTTTGCAGATTTGGGAGGGGAGGCTGGAGAGGCTATCTCTGCGTTGGTCAAGGAGCGAGGAGAGTTACATGAtaagaagattgagaagttGAAAGCTGCGAAGGCAGGGTAG
- a CDS encoding putative MFS phosphate transporter (permeases of the major facilitator superfamily): protein MADFGPRAPHGPDMSGTHNPLEDMDHHEKGAFDALIRPDDSYTPEGTYWADLPLLKKVKFVSSYDAKEAKRELGGIWEMMKQDPLSPVSYYFKNMVLPGAGLGLEGYVLFSIGNVKPLFQAAFKSCWKDHKICNAQWLNAIDYLEIIGIIVGQILVGIVGDWLGRRWGLIQDAAIMFIGLIMLTAAWGVTQNGWVICYAWSLFFYGIGVGGEYPMTATSGMENAVGSGKVSTKEDRLHRGRKVTSAFLMQGWGQFFNQVILIILLLCFHHGSGNPPYSSVSAQWVYRVSFAIPAVGTLWLVYYRAYHMKAASKQLAAAKKKASVTGYDFNSLALTFKYFGPRILATAGGWFANDVFFYGNKLFQSEFISVISPASKSIMPTWLWNLCNVGVSLVGYYLASFLIDNKLYGRKWMQMVGFLMCFVLFVVPAFHYKYYTSPEHIKEFQTMYFLSSFFNQFGPNSVTFLVAAEVFPTPIRATAHGLSAAAGKAGALLASVLYNYIDTQTKFYVVPWFGLAGMVLTYVFLPDTTGLDLKEQERRWQYIRDGREHEYHGPAVHPKHLSLWERLMGKGKLYDADADYKQKVEEYRAEWESAMAARIAEKEKGEELAMDTDESLLEGHVHSYFHRTSPMFRPMEQNAKSDNFALPPAAQEDDSTVSFNEKSEKST from the exons ATGGCCGACTTTGGACCTCGTGCCCCCCATGGGCCCGATATGTCGGGGACTCACAATCCCCTCGAGGACATGGATCATCACGAGAAGGGTGCTTTCGATGCGCTGATTCGCCCCGATGACAGCTATACTCCGGAAGGTACCTACTGGGCCGATCTGCCCCTCctcaagaaagtcaagttcGTGAGCTCCTATGATGCGAAGGAAGCCAAGCGCGAACTAGGCGGCATCTGGGAAATGATGAAGCAAGATCCCTTGTCGCCCGTTTCTTATTACTTCAAGAACATGGTGCTTCCCGGTGCTGGTCTCGGTCTAGAGGG TTACgtgctcttctccatcggAAACGTTAAGCCTCTCTTCCAGGCCGCCTTCAAGTCGTGTTGGAAGGATCATAAAATCTGCAATGCACAATGGCTCAACGCCATCGATTACCTCGAAATTATCGGTATCATTGTGGGTCAGATCTTAGTTGGTATTGTCGGTGATTG GCTTGGTCGTCGTTGGGGTTTGATTCAGGATGCTGCTATCATGTTTATCGGTCTGATCATGCTTACCGCTGCTTGGGGTGTGACCCAGAATGGCTGGGTGATCTGCTACGCTTGGTCACTGTTCTTCTACGgtattggtgttggtggcgAATATCCTATGACCGCAACTAGTGGTATGGAGAATGCCGTTGGCTCTGGAAAAGTCTCGACCAAGGAGGACCGTCTTCACCGCGGTAGGAAGGTCACTAGCGCTTTCCTGATGCAAGGTTGGGGTCAGTTCTTCAACCAGGTtattctcatcatcttgcTGCTCTGCTTCCACCATGGCAGCGGTAACCCTCCCTACTCGTCTGTGTCCGCTCAATGGGTGTACCGTGTTTCCTTTGCCATTCCTGCGGTGGGTACTTTGTGGCTGGTCTACTACCGTGCCTACCACATGAAGGCTGCTAGCAAGCAGTTGGCGgcggccaagaagaaggcatccGTCACCGGCTACGATTTCAACTCTCTTGCACTGACCTTCAAGTACTTTGGACCCCGTATCCTGGCGACTGCTGGTGGTTGGTTCGCCAACGATGTCTTTTTCTACGGCAACAAGCTCTTCCAGTCGGAATTCATCTCGGTCATCAGCCCAGCCTCCAAGTCGATCATGCCAACCTGGCTGTGGAACTTGTGCAACGTGGGTGTCTCGCTGGTCGGCTACTATCTCGCCTCGTTCCTCATCGACAACAAGCTCTACGGCCGCAAGTGGATGCAGATGGTCGGTTTTCTGATGTGTTTCGTCCTCTTCGTTGTTCCCGCCTTCCACTACAAGTACTACACCTCGCCAGAGCACATCAAGGAGTTCCAGACCATGTACTTCCTGagttccttcttcaaccagtTTGGCCCTAACTCGGTCACCTTCCTGGTTGCAGCCGAGGTCTTTCCCACTCCTATTCGTGCCACCGCCCACGGTCTTTCTGCCGCCGCCGGTAAGGCTGGTGCCCTTTTGGCGTCAGTTTTGTACAACTACATCGACACGCAGACCAAGTTCTACGTGGTTCCCTGGTTTGGTCTTGCAGGCATGGTCCTGACCTACGTCTTCCTCCCCGACACCACTGGTCTGGATCTCAAGGAACAGGAGCGTCGCTGGCAGTACATCCGTGACGGCCGTGAGCACGAGTACCACGGCCCTGCTGTTCACCCGAAGCACTTGTCCCTCTGGGAACGCCTGATGGGCAAGGGCAAGCTCTACGATGCTGATGCCGATTACAAGCAGAAGGTTGAGGAGTATCGTGCCGAATGGGAGTCTGCAATGGCTGCTCGTAttgccgagaaggagaagggtgaaGAACTCGCCATGGATACTGACGAGAGCCTCTTGGAAGGACACGTTCACTCGTACTTTCATCGGACTAGCCCTATGTTCCGCCCGATGGAGCAGAATGCGAAGTCGGATAACTTCGCTCTGCCTCCCGCGGCCCAGGAAGATGACTCGACCGTGTCTTTCAACGAAAAGTCTGAAAAATCCACCTGA
- a CDS encoding uncharacterized protein (predicted protein) yields MLFTTILASTLALSMGVSAAPRPAPPADTRYVQLRLWGEPSCSALNQGELGVYGGALNQCQTFNNNTIVKSVRFEAKYSDTCTVALYDDVTCSSSPHEIQLETCLSSDAQYRSYLVQCPGVPV; encoded by the exons ATGctcttcaccaccatcctcGCCTCTACTCTTGCCCTCAGCATGGGCGTCTCCGCAGCACCCAGACCCGCTCCCCCTGCCGACACGCGGTACGTGCAGCTCCGCCTCTGGGGCGAACCCAGCTGCTCGGCTCTCAACCAGGGCGAGCTGGGAGTCTACGGCGGCGCCCTCAACCAGTGCCagaccttcaacaacaacaccatcGTCAAGTCTGTGCGCTTCGAAGCCAAGTATTCTGACACCTGTACCG TGGCTCTTTACGATGACGTCACCTGCAGCTCCAGTCCCCACGAAATCCAGCTTGAGACTTGTCTCTCCAGTGATGCGCAGTATCGCAGCTATCTGGTCCAGTGCCCCGGTGTTCCTGTCTAA